The following proteins come from a genomic window of Miscanthus floridulus cultivar M001 chromosome 2, ASM1932011v1, whole genome shotgun sequence:
- the LOC136540329 gene encoding LOW QUALITY PROTEIN: type IV inositol polyphosphate 5-phosphatase 9-like (The sequence of the model RefSeq protein was modified relative to this genomic sequence to represent the inferred CDS: deleted 1 base in 1 codon): protein MLENQKQAEVLWPRLVANKLFRKTSGSHAFVADFPAADDDDDDAVFGTEFDDGGCSPDVDASRCVKRARPQERNNKTLKYKLFASTWNVGGVAPPDDLDLSDWLDGGDDGPYDMYVLGFQEVVPLRARNVLGADKKRVGMRWIELIRAALNRSHSRQRGGSSSGSGDGGGKQQQKVYPVRDGGRGELARDYRCVVSKQMVGILLTVWVRSDLRRFVRRPSVSCVGCGVMGCLGNKGAVSVRFWLHDTSFCFVCCHLASGGREGDEAHRNADATEILSRTTFPRGHALNLPLPHKILDHDRVILLGDLNYRISLPEAKTRLLVERQDWKTLLENDQLRAEVCRGAGAFQGWSEGAITFSPTYKYYPNSDAYYGCATATHGGGGGGHRNSKRRAPAWCDRILWRGAGLRQTRYGRCESRLSDHRPVRAVFTVEVDAPRNLNSLRSFFVSERFDRAGSRSPAADQLLRKDDVVNSARFGDTL from the exons atgctagagAACCAAAAGCAAGCGGAG GTTCTCTGGCCGCGGCTGGTGGCCAACAAGCTCTTCCGGAAGACCTCGGGCAGCCACGCCTTCGTCGCCGACTTCCCCGCcgccgatgacgacgacgacgacgccgtctTTGGGACGGAGTTCGACGACGGCGGGTGCAGCCCCGACGTGGACGCCAGCCGCTGCGTGAAGCGGGCGCGGCCGCAGGAGCGCAACAACAAGACCCTCAAGTACAA GCTGTTCGCGAGCACGTGGAACGTCGGCGGCGTGGCGCCACCGGACGATCTGGACCTGTCGGACTGGCTGGACGGTGGCGACGACGGGCCCTACGACATGTACGTGCTCGGGTTCCAGGAGGTGGTGCCGCTGCGCGCGCGCAACGTGCTGGGCGCCGACAAGAAGCGCGTCGGGATGCGGTGGATCGAACTCATCCGCGCCGCGCTCAACCGGTCGCACTCGCGGCAGAGGGGAGGGAGCAGCAGCGGATcaggcgacggcggcggcaagcAGCAGCAGAAGGTGTACCCGGTGCGGGACGGCGGCCGCGGCGAGCTGGCCAGGGACTACCGGTGCGTGGTGAGCAAGCAGATGGTGGGCATCCTGCTCACGGTGTGGGTGCGCTCCGACCTCCGCCGCTTCGTCCGCCGCCCCAGCGTCTCCTGCGTCGGATGCGGCGTCATGGGCTGCCTCGGCAACAAG GGTGCCGTCTCCGTCCGGTTCTGGCTGCACGACACGAGCTTCTGCTTCGTGTGCTGCCACCTCGCGTCGGGCGGGCGCGAGGGCGACGAGGCGCACCGCAACGCCGACGCCACGGAGATCCTCTCCCGGACGACCTTCCCGCGGGGGCACGCGCTCAACTTGCCGCTGCCGCACAAGATTCTAGACCACGA CCGGGTGATCCTGCTCGGGGACCTCAACTACAGGATCTCCCTGCCGGAGGCCAAGACGAGGCTGCTGGTGGAGCGCCAGGACTGGAAGACGCTGCTGGAGAACGACCAGCTGCGCGCCGAGGTGTGCCGCGGCGCAGGCGCGTTCCAGGGCTGGAGCGAGGGCGCCATCACCTTCTCCCCGACCTACAAGTACTAC CCCAACTCCGACGCCTACTACGGCTGCGCCACCGCcacccacggcggcggcggcggcggccacaggAACAGCAAGCGGCGCGCGCCGGCGTGGTGCGACCGCATCCTGTGGCGCGGCGCGGGGCTCAGGCAGACCCGCTACGGCCGCTGCGAGTCCCGGCTGTCGGACCACCGCCCCGTCCGCGCCGTCTTCACGGTGGAGGTGGACGCGCCCAGGAACCTCAACTCGCTCAGGAGCTTCTTCGTGTCCGAGAGGTTCGATAGGGCTGGCAGCAGGAGCCCCGCCGCCGACCAGCTGCTCCGCAAGGACGACGTCGTCAACAGCGCAAGATTCGGCGACACTCTTTGA